GCTCGTCCTGCACGCCCGTCGTCTCGGGCTCCGACGACGGCGCGTGGTGGTGCGCGTCGTACGCCGCGGCCGTGAGACCGGAGTACGAGGTGCGGCGCCACGCGGTGTCGAGCGCCCGGTCGAACCTCGCGAGCTCGAGCCGCGGTGCCGGCACGGGCGGCGGTGACCACCGGGCCCGCGGCCGGGCCTGCGTGACGAGCTCGTGCACGAGCGCCCCGCCGGTGGTCGCGGCGAGGCCGGCGAACGCCTGGGCCGCGTCGTCGTCGGACGGCACCGGCACGACCGCGGCGGGCGTGCCGTCCGCGTCGCGCGTCGCGAGCAGGAGGCGGGACAGCGGGGAGCGTTCGGAGTTGCGGCTCGGTGCCCACCAGACGACGACCTGGCTGTGCGCACGCGTGAGCGCGACGTACGTCAGCCGCAGCTGCTCGCCCGCCTCGTCGTCCTGGTGCGCGCGCAGCCCCTCGGCGTACCCCGGGCTGCCAGGACCGCCCACGTGCAGCGTGCGCGCGTCGTCGCGGTGGAAGCGCAGCACGGGCGGGTCCGACGGCACCCACGTGTCCCACGCGAACGGCACGAGCGTGACGGGGAACTGCAGGCCCTTGCTCGCGTGCACCGTGATGACCTGGACGGCGGCGGCGTCCGTCTGCAGGCGGCGGCTGCGCTCCTCGGCGTAGTCGCGCGCGGCCTCGTCGATGCGCGCGCGCAACCACTCCAGCAGCGCGGACGCCCCGAGCCCCTCCTGCACCGCGACCGCGTGCAGCGCCTCGCCCACGTGCCGCACGTCGGTCAGCTCGCGCTCGCCGTCGGCCCGACGCATGACGCGCTCGCGGATCCCCGCGGCGGCGGCGGCCTCGAGCAGCGCGGCGACGCCGTGCGACGCGAGCGTCGCCGACCAGGTGCGCACGCGCTCGGCGAGCCGGTCGCGAGCCTCGTCGTCGGCCAGCGCGAGGTCGGCCGCGGTCCAGCCCAGGAACGGGGTGAGTGCCGCGCCCGCGGCGAGCCGTGCGTCGTCGGGTCGCGCGAGCGCGGACAGCAGCGTGAGCCAGTGCTGCGCGGAGCGCGTGCCGAACACGCTCGCGAGCCCCGAGATCACCGCGGGGACGCCCGCCTCGGCGAGCGTGCGCTGCACGGCCTGCGCGTCGCGGTTGCGGCGCACGAGCACCGCGACGTCGCCCGGCCGCACGGGTCGCTCGCCGTCGTCCTCCACCACCCGGTGCGTGCGCAGCGTCTCGACGACCTGCGCCGCGACGTCCGCGTAGAGGAAGTCGCGCACGGCACCGACCGGCGGCGCCTTCGTCGGCGACGTCCGCAGCGCCTCGCGCGTGACCTGCCGCAGGACGACGGGCGGCCCCCCGCGCAGCCGCCGCCCCGTGCGACGTGCCTGCACCGGGCGCACGACGATGCGCGGGTCGCCCAGCGCAGCGCCCTCGAGCACCGGGCGCAGGCCGGCGAGCACGTCGGGGTCCGCGCGGTGGTTGTGCGCGAGCGTCGCGCGGCGCGCGTGCTGCGCCGCGACCAGGTACGTCGCGACGTCGGCGCCGCGGAACGCGTAGATCGCCTGCTTCGGGTCGCCGATCAGGACGAGCGTGCGCTCGCCCGCGAAGGCCGCCTCGAGGATCTGCCACTGCACCGGGTCGGTGTCCTGGAACTCGTCGACCATGACCACGCGGTACGCGCCGCGCACGCGCTCGCGCGCCGCGGGCCCGGTCACCGGGTCGGTGAGCGCGTCACGCAGCAGGGTGAGCAGGTCGTCGTAGTCCACGACGCCGGACGCCCGCTTGCGCCGCCGCATCTCGGCGCGCGCGACGTCGGCGAGCTTGAACCGGTGGAACGCGCGCGTGCCCGGCTCGGCGTCGGTCGGCTCGAGCGCCGCGGCGTGGTCGGAGATCGCCGCGTGCATGAGCTCGCGCGCCTCCGGGACGGTGACGAGCGGCTCCGCCTGCGCCGCGTACGTGCGCAGGTACAGGTCGTCGACGACGTCCGCCTCGAGGTCCGCGACGTCGGGCACGAGCACCGCGTCGTGGTCCATGTCGGCCGTCGTGCCGAGCATCGCGAGCATCTGCTGGCAGAAGCCGTGCGTCGTCGTGATGGTCGCGGCGTCGAACTCCGCGACGGCCCGCGCCACGCGCGCGCGGCGCCTTTCGGCCTCGCCGGGCGGCACGTCCGCGAGCAGCGCCACCACCTCGTCCGACGACGAGCGCGCGGTCGCCGGTGCGCGCAGCGCGCGCTCGACCTCGACGAGACGCGAGCGCACGCGGTCGCGCAGCTCGGTGGTCGCGGCCCGGCCGAACGTCACGAGCATGAGCTCGGGCAGCCGCACGTCGAGCTCGGCGACGTACCGCACGGCGAGCGACGCGATGGTCCACGTCTTGCCCGTGCCGGCGCTCGCCTCGAGCACGACGGTCTCGACGCCGGGCAGCGGGCCGCGTACGTCGAACACCGGCACGTCGAACACCGGGACCTCGACGACGTGCCCGGGAACCGGCTGGCTCACACGGCCTCCTCGAAGCGCTCGTGCTGCAGCAGCGCGTCCCACACGCGGGTCGCGAGTGCCCCGAACCTCGTGGGTTCGTGCGGGCGCAGCGTCCGGTCGAGCTCGGTGGGTTCACCGAGCACGTCGTCGAGCTCGAACCCGTCGCCCCACGCGAGCACGTGGTACGCGTCGACCCGCTCGAACCCGCCGCGGCCGTTCTCGGCGTCGTCCAGGGAGCCGAGGCATCGGCGCGCCGCGCGCAGCGCGTCGGACGTCGAGCCGCGTTCCCACCGGCTCGTCGCGTACGCGTGGCTCGTGCGCGTGATCAGCGGGATCGGCGCGAGCAGCGCCTCGTCGCGCACCGCGACGAGCTCGCTCAGCAACTCGCGCGCGTGCTCGGCCTCGGGGGCGCGCAGCACCGACCGGGCGGCGTCGCCCCGGCCGCGCCCGATCGTCACCGCACGCCGCACCCGCGCGCCGCTCGCGGCGAGCGCGAGCAGGTGCAGCCAGGACGCGAGCAGGTGCTTGGGCGCGAGCCGGGAGTACACGACGCGGACCAGGTCCTCCCCGCGCAGCCCGGCCACCGTCCCGGTGACGGCCCGGCCCGCGTGGGGCAGCGCGACGCGCACGTCGCACGACGAGGGCTCGGCCGCGAGGTAGGGGGCGGCTGCCTCGAGGATCGGCCGCGCCTCGTCGAGGATCGCCTCGAGCGCCGCGCCGCCGAGCTCGCGCGGTGGCAGGTGCCCGCGGCGTCGCTCCGCGGCCGCCGCGGCGGCCAGGTCGGCGCCGTCGAGCGCCGCGGTGAGGATCCGGTCGCCGATCGCCCAGCGCGTCAGGGCGTCGGGCTCGAGCGGCATGCGGTCGTCGAGCTGCGGCTCGTCGCGGGGGAGCGTCGCATCGAGGCGCTGCGTGAAGAACGCGCGAGGCGCGTGCTGCAGCGCCGCGACGAGGTCGGTGAGGTCGACGTCGGCGCCTGCGTCCTCAGGCACGGGAAGCGGCGACGGGACGAGGACGTCGGACGCGGCGCGCGGGCCGGTCGCGGCCCGGGCCGCCGCGAGGTCGAGCGCATCGAACCCGAACGGCCCCGGCCGGCCGAGCGCGCCGGGTGTGAACACGCGCGGGTCGACGGGCTGCAGCGGGTGCTCGACGACGAGCGCGCCGCGCGCCCCGCCGAGCAGCTCGACGGCCTCGTCCACGGCGTCGAGCAGCTCGCCCACGGGCACGCACGGCGGGCGGTGCGCCCCGGTGCGCTCGTCGGCGCCGGTGTGCAGCACGACGAGGTGCTCGGTCGCCGACGTGACGGCGTCGAGGAACAGCTGGCGGTCCTCCTGCCGGCGGTCGCGCTCGCCGACGAGCGGGTCGCGCGCGAGCAGGTCGTCGCCGTCGCGGCGTCCGCCGCGCGGGAACGCGCCGTCGTCCATGCCGAGCAGCACGACCACGCGGTGCGGGACGGCGCGCATGGGCGCGAGCGAGCAGACCGTCAGCGCACCCGTGCGGAACCCGGCGCGCGTCGGCCGCCCCTCCAGGCGCGGCGCGAGAAACGCGACCACGTCCGGCAACCGCAGCACGCTCGTGCGGCCCGCGGCGTCGGTGCGCGCGTCGGCGAGCACGCGCTGCGCCTCGGCCTGCTGCCACCGGTCGGCCGGAGCCACGTCGGTGAGCAGCAGCAGCGCCCGGTCGATCGCGTCGAACCAGTGCGCGGCGGGGTGCGCGCCGGACAGGTCGGCGAGCACGCCGGTGAGCCGGTCCAGCAGCTCCGCGACGCGCCCGACCAGCGCGACGTCCGAGGAGCCCACGTCGTCGACCGGCAGCACGGCCCCGACGTACCGCTGGCCCTCCTCGGCCATCGCGACGCCCAGGAGCAGCCGGTCGAGCGCGGCGGACCACGTGCCCTGCGGGACCGACCCGAGCCGGTAGCGGGCGCGCCGCTCGACGTCCTCGCCCCAGTGCACGCCGGACTCGAGCGCCCACGCGCGCAGCCGGTCGAGCGCGTCGTCGTCCAGCCCGAACCGCCGCCGGACGGGGGCGGTCTCCGCGAGGTCCACGACGGCCGACGCGGTGACGCGGGAGCCCGCGAGATCCAGGAGCGTGGTGAGCACCGCGAGCACGGGGTTGGCGCGCGCCGGGGACCGGTCAGCGATGCGCACGCGCAGCGTGCGGCCCGGGTGCTCGGGCGTGGGGGAGCCGTCGGGCTCGTCGGGCGCCGGCCCGAACACCGCGTGCACGAGCGGCGCGAACGCCTCGACGTCCGGGCACATGACGAGCACGTCGCGCGGCTCGAGCGTCGGGTCGTCCGCGAGCAGCCCGACGACGACGTCGCGCAGCACCTCGACCTGCCGCGACCGTCCGTGGCACGCGTGCACCTGCACCGAGCGGTCGGCGGGGTCCGCCGGGACACGCGACGACGAGCCCGGTGGTGCGTCCGCGCGCACGCGCGCCTGCAGGGCGCCGAGCACGCTCGCGGCGGGCGGGGGAGTCGCGACCTCGTGCACGACCGGGTCGAGCGCCTTGACCCGCGCGGCGAGCTCGGACGCGTCGTTCGCCATCGAGCGCAGCAGCGGGTGCCGCGCGGGCGAGGTGGTCTTGCGCCGTCGGCGGGTCCCGTGGACCGGTTCGACCGCGCGCCACAGCGCGAGCGACGGCTGGGGGAGCCACACGTGCACGTCCCGCCGCGCCGCGAGCGCGTCGAGCACCGCGAGGTGCGCGGCGGGCAGCGACGTCGGTCCGAGCACGTGCAGCCGCTGCGGCAGGTCGACCAGCTCCGGCTGCTCGACGAGCCGGGCGACCGCGTCGTCGACGCGCAGCGCGGGCGGCGGGCCGAGCCGCTCGACGAGCAGGCGCCACAGCTCCGCCTGCCACGCGAGGTCGTCGGGCAGCGGACCGCCCGCGCCGTCGCCGGCCGGTGCCGAGCCCCAGTCGCGTGCGAGCGACGGCCGACGCGCGTCGTACGCCCACAGCAGGCGCGCGACGCGCTGCGCGAGGTGCAGCCGGCGCCCGGCGCGCAGCTCGTCGTCCTCGCCGCTCGTGCCGCTGGCGTGCGGGTGCGTGCCCAGGTGGTGCGCGACCGTCGCGAGCCACGGCTCGTGCGCGCGGGAGTCCAGCACGTCGAGCACGTCCCACTGCAGCGCCTCGGGTCGCCACGGGTCGGTGCGGCGGTCGACGCCGGCGACGGCCGCGAGCACGTCGGCGACGACGCGCGAGGGCGGGTCGAACCGCACGTTCGCGCACACGCCGTCCTCGGCGCCCGAGCCGCCCGCGCCGAGCCGGTGCGCGAGGCGCTGCGCGACCCACCGCTCGACGCCGCGGGTCGGCACCGCCACGAGGTCGGGCGCGAACGGGTCCGCGGGCGGCGTCCGGAGCTCGTCGGCCAGCGCCGCGACGAGCGCGTCGGCGCGCTCCGCGACGTGCACGTGCAGACGGCCTGCTGCGCTGCGTTCGTCGCCCACGTCCGCACCCTAGCCACCCGGACCGACGGTCGCCGGGACGCGGGCCCGTACCCTGTGGACGTGCAGTGCTCCTACTTCGACGCGGGGCTGTGCCGGTCCTGCGGCTGGATGGGACGCCCGTACGACGAGCAGCTCGCCGCCAAGGAGGCCCACGCGCGCGGCCTGCTCGCCGACCACCCCGAGACCCGATGGCTCCCTGCGGTCGCGAGCACCGAGTCCGGCTTCCGCAACAAGGCCAAGATGGTCGTCGCGGGCACGGTCGAGCACCCGACGCTGGGCATCCTCGACGCCGCCGGCCGCGGCGTGGACCTGCAGGGCTGCGGCCTGTACCCCGACGAGCTGCGCGCGGCGTTCCCCGCGGTCGCCCGGTTCGTGACCCGGGCCGCGATCGAGCCGTACGACGTGCCGGCCCGGCGCGGCGAGCTCAAGCACGTCCTGCTCACGCGCGCCCCCGACGGACGCCTCATGATGCGCCTGGTGCTGCGCTCGCAGGAGGCGGTCGCGCGCATCCGCAAGCACCTGCCGAGCCTGCTGGCGGAGCTGCCGTCCCTCGCGGTCGCGAGCGTCAACGTCCTGCCGGAGCACAGGGCCGTGCTGGAAGGCGACCTGGAGCTGCCGCTCACCGAGCGGCAGGCGCTCACGATGGACGTCGACGGCGTCGCGCTGCACCTGCGCCCGCGCTCGTTCTTCCAGACGAACACCGAGGTCACCGCCGCGCTGTACCGCCAGGCGGCCGCGTGGGTGCAGGCCGCGGCGCCGACGAGCGTGTGGGACCTGTACTGCGGGGTCGGCGGGTTCGCGCTGCACGTGCGCGCGCCGCACGTCGTCGGCGTCGAGACGAGCGAGGAGGCGGTCGCGAGCGCGCGCGCCACCGCGGCCGAGCTCGGCCGGAGCGCGACGTTCGTCGCGGCGGACGCGACCGCGTGGGCGCTCGCGCAGGACGCGCCGCCGGACCTCGTCGTGGTCAACCCGCCGCGGCGCGGTATCGGTCCGGTGCTCGCGGACTGGCTCGAGGGTTCGGGCGTGCGGCGCGTCGTCTACTCGTCGTGCAACGCGGTCTCGCTCGCGCGCGACCTGGCCGCGATGGGCTCGTTCGCGGTGCGCGAGGCGCGCGTGTTCGACATGTTCCCGCAGACCACGCACTACGAGGTCGCCGTCCTCCTCGAACGTCGCGCCTGAGCCGGGACCCGGACCGGACCTGACCGCCGGGCGGTCGGCCGATCGGGCGTGAACCGGACGAACCGGGCACCCGCGCACGGCTAGGCGGCTACAGTCACGTCGGCACCCGCCCGCGAGGACGACGAAGGAGCGCGACGATGAGCAGCCCGGACGAGCAGCCCGGCGGGCACCCGTACGCCCAGGGCGGCTACCCGCCGCCGCCCGCCAAGCGCCCGAGCGCGTTCGCGAGCGTCCCCGTGCGCGACTACCTGACCGACGCCCTCGCGCTTCTCCTGCTGCTCATCAGCCTCGGGCTCGGGTGGGACTACCGGTACACCGCGGGCGAGCGCATCGAGGTCGTCCTCGTCACGGTCGTCTCGATGCTGTCGCTCTCGCTGTTCTACCTCGCACGGTTCGGGGCGCTGCCGCGCGGTTGGACCAACCGCACGGTGCTCGGTGCGCGGGCGCTCGCGAACCTGCCGTACGTGCTGCTGGTGGCCGTGTACCTCGTGCTCGACACGGGTGTCGCGTTCCGCGAGCAGGTCGTGGGGGAGGTCGTCCCCGGCGGCATCGGTCCCGCGGTCGCGGTCGGTCTCGCGGGCGTCGCGGTCGCCGCGGGACCGCGGGTCGCCGAGCTCGGCAGCGCGCGCACGGTCGAGGCCGTCACGGCCTGGACGCGCCGCGCGCTCGTCGCCCTGCTGGCCGTGGCGGTCGCGCTGCAGGTCCTGAGCCTCGCCGAGCTCACGACGAACCTCGACCTCCTGCTGCGGGTCGACGGCGGGTGGGGTCTCGCGCTGGCCTCGTTCGTCGGGATCGTGCTGGTGACGGTGGTCGTGGGGCTGCCCCTCCTGCTCGTCGTGCGGCACTCCGCGCCGTGGCGGTGGGTGCTGCTGGCGGTCGCGATCACCGCCACCGTCTGGTTCGTGTTCTACGGCCCGTACCACGGCGAGCAGCCCGGCTCCGGCTTCCACACCGCGGCGTCGGTCGCGTCCGGGCACGTCGGCTACGTCGTGCTTCCCGCCGCTGGCGCGGTGATCCTGTTCCCCGTGTGGCCGCGGCTCGTGCGGCCCGTCGCGCCGCCCGAGCGCGAGTGGTTCGGCGTGGCCGAGCGGTCGTGGCTGTCCGTCGTCGCGGTCGCGGCCGGCTCGGCGCTCGTGCAGCTGCTGGTCGTCGTGACGTCCGGGACGACCGGTGCCGGGATCGAGGGCTGGCGCGTGGTGGCCGTCGTCGTGCTGCTCCTGGCGGGGCTCGCGGCGTTCGTGGCCCGGACCGTGCACACGGGCGACCCGGCCGCGGGCCGACCGGCGGCGATCGTCGCGACCGTCGTGGTCGCCGCGCTCGGGATCGTGGTCCTCGCGCTCACGGGCGAGGACCACGCGCGCGACATCGGCACGGTCGACCTGACCCTCCTGCTCGTGGCCTTCGGGCTGCCCGTGCTCGCCGCCGTCGCGCTGCTCGGCCCCGCCCCGGTGCGGGCGTGGTACGCCGTGCACGGCGGGGCCGTGCGCGAGCCGTGGACCGGTGAGTCGCAGCCGTCGTTCGCGCACCCGGTGCCCACGGGGGTCCCCACGCAGGCGTCCGCGCCGGTGGTACCCGTCGCCGAGCCCACGCCGGTCGCCGAGCCGGTGGCGGCGCCCGTGCCCGAGCAGGTCGACGAGCTGACGCACCCGCGCTCGACCCCGCCCACGGGGTCGCTGCCCGCGGTCGCGGACCCCGCGGCGCCCGAGCCCACCCCGACGGTCCCGCTGCAGCGCACGGAGCCGGACGTCGCGGGCGTCGGAGAGGTCGCCCAGCCCGTGCCCGAGGCGGAGCCCGTGCCCGAGGCGGAGCCTCTGCCGGAGGAGGAGCCGACCTGGTTCGACGAGTACGCCGACGTCGAGCCGGTGGGGGAGCCGCCGGTGGCCGCGCCCGTCGCCGCGCCTGTCGCCGCCGTCCCGCCCGTGGCGCCCGCGCACCCGTTCACGGCCGCGCAGGCGAGCGACCCGGCCACGGACCTCGAGGTGCTCGCCGCGATCGCCGCGCAGGCACCCGAGCTGCGGGTGCACCTCGCGTCGAACCCGTCGACCTATCCCGATCTGCTGGAGTGGCTCGGTCGGCTCGGGGACCCGGCGATCGACGCCGCGCTCGCGAACCGGCGCCGCTGAGGCGGCGCCGGTCCGCGAGCCGTCAGGAGTCGGCGGGCAGCGAGCGGAGCAGCTCGCGCACGACGGCCGCGGAACGGTCCGCGGCGTCGTCGACGTGCGTGGTGAACTCGCCGGCCTCGACGGGGCTGCACAGGTCGCTGATGCCGCGCACGGACAGGAACGGCACGCCGAACAGGTGCGCGACCTGCGCGAGCGCGGCGGACTCCATGTCGGTCGCCAGCGCCGCGGGGAACGCGGCGCGCACGCCCGCGACCCGCTCGGCGTCGACGAACACGTCGCCCGAGACCACGTCGCCGCGCAGCACGCGCACGCCGGGCTCGACCGGCCACGCGGGCAGCGTGCCGGCCGCGGCGAGCGCGCGGTCACGGAGCTCCTCGTCGGCCGGGTACGTCGCGGGCATGCCGGGCACCTGGCCGAGCGCGTAGCCGAACGCGCGCGCGTCGGCACCGGAGTGCGTGTGCTCGTCGCCGACGACGACGTCGCCCACCCGCACGCCCGCGCCGAGCCCGCCCGCGCTGCCGCCGCTCACGAGCACGCGCGTGCGGTGCGCGGCGAGCGCGACGGCCGCGGCGGACGCGGCGTTGACCAGCCCGATGCCGGCGCGCACGAGCAGCACCCGCCGTCCGCCGAGCCGCAGCGACGTGTGCTCGCCGCCGCCGGGGGCCAGCATCGAGCCGCCGACCTCGTCGGCCGCGTCGACGAACGCCTGCGCCTCGACGGGCATCGCGACGACGACGACCGCGTCGAGCCGTGCGCTCACGCGGTCACCGTCGACCACTCGGCGCGGTGCGCGAGAAACTCCCGCGCGGCGTCCTGCGCCCCGCTCAGCGTGTGGTTGGCGCCCCAGCCGCACTGCACCTCGTTGGCGGCGGGCACCTCGGTCGCGTCCAGGACGTCGCGCAGCGTCGCCTCGACGAGGTCGAGCACCTCGTCGTACTCCCAGCGCCCGGCGAGCGTGAGGTAGAAGCCGGTCTGGCAGCCCATGGGGGAGAAGTCGATCACCCGGTCCGTGTGGTTGCGCGAGTGCTCGGCGACGAGGTGCTCGAGCGAGTGGATGGTCGGCATCTCGAGGTGCGCGACGTTGGGCTGCGTGAAGCGCACGTCGTACTTCTCGATGACGTCGCCTGCGGGCAGCACCTTGGTGTCCGCGAGGCGCACGTAGGGCGCCGCGACGGTGCGGTGGTCCAGGTTGAAGGACTCGACGTTCATGCGGTCGGGCATCGGGGTCTCCCAGGGTCGACGACGGCCGCCATTGTCTCCCGCGCCGACGTGCGGTCCGGCCCCCGCGGTGCGTCGTCTCACCGTGCGGCACCCCGCCGCGCGGGGCTAGGGTCCCCGGGTGCCCGCTCCCCAGCCGCTCACGCTCGCCGAGGCCGCCCCGCGCCCGGCGGTACGCGAGCCTGCCTCACCGGGTGCCCCCGCGGGCGCCCGGCAGGGCTTCCGGCGCGACGTCCAGGGGCTGCGTGCGGTCGCGGTGCTGCTGGTCCTCGCGTTCCACGCGGGGCTCCCGGTGCCGGGCGGGTTCGTCGGGGTCGACGTGTTCTTCGTCGTCTCGGGCTTCCTCATCACGGGGCTCGTGGCCGACGAGGTCGCGCGCACGGGCCGCCTGCGGCTCGGGAGGTTCTACGCGCGGCGTGCGCGCCGCCTGCTGCCGGCCGCGGCGCTGACGCTCGTCACCGTCGTCGTCGCGACCACGGTGTGGCTGCCGGTGACGCGCTGGCGCGACGTCGCGGGTGACGTGGTCGCGACGTCGCTGTACGTCGTCAACTGGCGGCTCGCGGACCGTTCGGTCGACTACCTCGCGCAGGACGCCGCGGCCAGCCCGGTGCAGCACTTCTGGTCGCTCGCGGTCGAGGAGCAGTTCTACGTCGTGTGGCCCCTGCTCGTGGTCGCGCTCGTGGCGCTCGCGCGTCTGCGCGGGCGCCCGGCCTCGCGGCGGGGCCTCGTGCTGGGCGTCGCCGCGATCGGTGCGGCGTCGCTCGCGTGGTCGGTCGCGCTGACCGTGGCGGACCCGTCGCGCGCGTACTTCGTCACGACGACGCGCGCCTGGGAGCTCGCCGCGGGCGCCCTGCTCGCGCTGCTCACGCACCGCGTCACGCGCCTGCCGCAGCGCGTGCTCCTGGCCGGCGGATGGTGCGGGCTCGCGCTCGTCGCCGTCGCGGCGTTCACGCTGAACGGCTCGACGCCGTTCCCCGGGGTCGCGGCGCTCCCGCCGGTCGGCGGGACGGTCCTGGTCCTGGCCGCGGGCCTCGTCGGTCCCGGCCTGCGTCCCCTGACCGCACGCGTGCTGCAGCCCGTGGGCGCGACGTCCTACTCGCTGTACCTGTGGCACTGGCCCGCGGTCGTGCTCGCGACGAGCCTGACCGACGGACCGCCGCCGACGAGCCTGCTCGTGGTGGCCGTGGCGCTCTCGGTGCTGCCCGCGGTCGCGTCCTACGTGCTCGTCGAGAAGCCGCTGCACACGTCCGCGCGCCTGCGCGCGAGCGCGGGACGTTCGGCGGTGCTCGGCGTCGTGTGCACGCTCGTCGGCGTCCTGGCGGCGGGCCTGCTGCTGCGTGCCGTCGCAGCCGCTCCCGACCACTCCGCACCCGGAGCCGCGGTCCTGCGGGACGGCACGTGGACCGGACCGGACCAGGCCACCGACCTGCGCAGGCTCGTGCCGGCGCTCGCGGACGCGACGCTCGACGTCGCCGACCTCTACGCCGGCGACTGCCACCAGAACGCGCTGGGCACCGATCCCGCGGCGTGCACGTTCGGCGACGAGGACGCGAGCACGGTCGTCGCGCTCGTCGGCGACTCGCACGCGGGGCAGTGGCAGCCGCCGCTCGCCGCGATCGCGCGCGAGCAGGGCTGGCGCCTCGACACGTACACCAAGGGCAGCTGCGCGCTGACGTCGGCGCCCACGTGGCTCGGCACGGTCGACGGCCCGTACACGCAGTGCACGCAGTGGAACGCCGCGGTGGTCGAGCACCTGCTCGCCGACCCACCGGACGTCGTCGTGACGAGCAACAACCAGGTCGAGGTCGCGGCCGACGACGGCTCCCGGCTCACCGGGGCCGCGGGCGACGAGGTCGCGGTCGCCGGTCTGCAGGACACCTGGCGCACGCTGGCCGACGCGGGGATCACGGTCCTCGTCGTGGGGGACACCCCGTGGGTCGGCATCGACGTGCCCGAGTGCGTCGCTCGGCACGAGGGCACGTGGGCCACCGAGTGCAGCGTCCCGAGCGACGTGCCCGAGCGACGCTCGGGGCTCGCGCAGCAGCGCGCCGCCGCGGCCGCGGCCGACGTCCCGCTGCTCGACCTCACCGCGCACGTGTGCCCCGACGGGACGTGCCCCGCGATCGTCGGCGGCGTGCTGGTGTGGCGCGACGTGAGCCACGTGACCGCGAGCTACGTGCGCACGCTCGAACCCGAGCTCCGTGACTGGCTGCTCCCGCTCGTCCCGACGCCCACGGGGTAGACCCGTGAGCGCGCGTGGAGGGGGACATCCCGCGCACGTCGTCCGTTACCCTCGCGGGCGTGGCTACGGAGGACCTGGCAGGCGTCCTCGCGGACCGGTTCGCGCGGCTGCGGGCCGGCCCGGGGCGCCGCACGTGGACCGCGGCCGGCGCGGTGCTGCCCGTGACCGCCGTCGCGACGATCGCGGGGTGCTGCGCGGCCGCGGGTCTGGTCCGGGCCCCCGCGCGGCAGGTCGCGGTCGCGGCCGTCCTCGTCGTCGGCGTCGTGGTCGGTGCGCTGTGGCAGCGGGTCGCGGGCGTCGGCGCGGCGCACGCCCGTGTGGCGTCCGCGCGCGCCGCGTTCGCGCGGACGTGGCGCGGCGCGGGCCTCGATCCCGACGGTGCCGCCGACCCGCGCGACACGGCACTCGCACTTCCCCGCGGGTGGCAGGTCGAGGCCGCGCGCGGCAGGCTCCACCTCCCGGTCGCGGGCGTGCCGGTGCGCTGCGAGACGTGGGTGCTGCGCGCGCTGCCGGGGTCGCACCGCGCTCGTCGGCGCCGCGAGGTCGTCGTCACCCCCGCGCCCACGGGCGCGGCGCGCGTGTGCGTGCCGATCGGCACCGCTGCCGACTCGATGCTCGTGACCCCTGCGTGGGTCAGCGGTCGCGGGCAGGCCGAACCGGGCTGGCTGCCCGCCGTGCGCGAACGCGTCGCCCGGCATGAGGACCTGCTCGCGGCGCTCAGCGTCGGTGACGACCGCGTGGTCCTCCTCGCGCTCGACGACCCGAGGCCGGAGACGACGGTCGCGCGTGCCCGACTCGTGCGTGACGTCGCCGCCGTCGTCGGCGCGGACGGACGCGTCAGCTGAACCAGCGCTCGACGTGCTCGACGACCGCGTGGTCGAACGCGTCGTCGTCGTGGCGTGCGCGCAGCCACTCCTGGAACGAGCCGCCCGCGGCGTCGTCGAGCTCGCGGCGTACGGCCGCGGTGTCGGTGAGTGCGCGTTCGAGC
The sequence above is a segment of the Cellulomonas palmilytica genome. Coding sequences within it:
- a CDS encoding UvrD-helicase domain-containing protein, whose translation is MSQPVPGHVVEVPVFDVPVFDVRGPLPGVETVVLEASAGTGKTWTIASLAVRYVAELDVRLPELMLVTFGRAATTELRDRVRSRLVEVERALRAPATARSSSDEVVALLADVPPGEAERRRARVARAVAEFDAATITTTHGFCQQMLAMLGTTADMDHDAVLVPDVADLEADVVDDLYLRTYAAQAEPLVTVPEARELMHAAISDHAAALEPTDAEPGTRAFHRFKLADVARAEMRRRKRASGVVDYDDLLTLLRDALTDPVTGPAARERVRGAYRVVMVDEFQDTDPVQWQILEAAFAGERTLVLIGDPKQAIYAFRGADVATYLVAAQHARRATLAHNHRADPDVLAGLRPVLEGAALGDPRIVVRPVQARRTGRRLRGGPPVVLRQVTREALRTSPTKAPPVGAVRDFLYADVAAQVVETLRTHRVVEDDGERPVRPGDVAVLVRRNRDAQAVQRTLAEAGVPAVISGLASVFGTRSAQHWLTLLSALARPDDARLAAGAALTPFLGWTAADLALADDEARDRLAERVRTWSATLASHGVAALLEAAAAAGIRERVMRRADGERELTDVRHVGEALHAVAVQEGLGASALLEWLRARIDEAARDYAEERSRRLQTDAAAVQVITVHASKGLQFPVTLVPFAWDTWVPSDPPVLRFHRDDARTLHVGGPGSPGYAEGLRAHQDDEAGEQLRLTYVALTRAHSQVVVWWAPSRNSERSPLSRLLLATRDADGTPAAVVPVPSDDDAAQAFAGLAATTGGALVHELVTQARPRARWSPPPVPAPRLELARFDRALDTAWRRTSYSGLTAAAYDAHHHAPSSEPETTGVQDEPEGAPLASSDTAQADDGSEEAALRGLGSPMADLPAGTAFGTLVHHVLENVDTRAPDLTAEVALRCAEADPGRALPVGPDELAARLLPALRTPLGTLADGLTLADVAPADRLPELDFELPLAGGDRVRAATDAPAAASLRDVAALWRAHVADDDALAGYADRLADPVLAASALRGYLTGSIDAVLRVPSDDAPGGHRYLVVDYKTNRLGPWEEPLSAWHYRPASMLAAMVEHHYPLQLVLYSVALHRLLRWRVPGYDPDAHLGGGLYLFVRGMLGPETPVLDGPAGPAPTGVLAWRAPTPLVLALSDLLAGSR
- the recC gene encoding exodeoxyribonuclease V subunit gamma produces the protein MGDERSAAGRLHVHVAERADALVAALADELRTPPADPFAPDLVAVPTRGVERWVAQRLAHRLGAGGSGAEDGVCANVRFDPPSRVVADVLAAVAGVDRRTDPWRPEALQWDVLDVLDSRAHEPWLATVAHHLGTHPHASGTSGEDDELRAGRRLHLAQRVARLLWAYDARRPSLARDWGSAPAGDGAGGPLPDDLAWQAELWRLLVERLGPPPALRVDDAVARLVEQPELVDLPQRLHVLGPTSLPAAHLAVLDALAARRDVHVWLPQPSLALWRAVEPVHGTRRRRKTTSPARHPLLRSMANDASELAARVKALDPVVHEVATPPPAASVLGALQARVRADAPPGSSSRVPADPADRSVQVHACHGRSRQVEVLRDVVVGLLADDPTLEPRDVLVMCPDVEAFAPLVHAVFGPAPDEPDGSPTPEHPGRTLRVRIADRSPARANPVLAVLTTLLDLAGSRVTASAVVDLAETAPVRRRFGLDDDALDRLRAWALESGVHWGEDVERRARYRLGSVPQGTWSAALDRLLLGVAMAEEGQRYVGAVLPVDDVGSSDVALVGRVAELLDRLTGVLADLSGAHPAAHWFDAIDRALLLLTDVAPADRWQQAEAQRVLADARTDAAGRTSVLRLPDVVAFLAPRLEGRPTRAGFRTGALTVCSLAPMRAVPHRVVVLLGMDDGAFPRGGRRDGDDLLARDPLVGERDRRQEDRQLFLDAVTSATEHLVVLHTGADERTGAHRPPCVPVGELLDAVDEAVELLGGARGALVVEHPLQPVDPRVFTPGALGRPGPFGFDALDLAAARAATGPRAASDVLVPSPLPVPEDAGADVDLTDLVAALQHAPRAFFTQRLDATLPRDEPQLDDRMPLEPDALTRWAIGDRILTAALDGADLAAAAAAERRRGHLPPRELGGAALEAILDEARPILEAAAPYLAAEPSSCDVRVALPHAGRAVTGTVAGLRGEDLVRVVYSRLAPKHLLASWLHLLALAASGARVRRAVTIGRGRGDAARSVLRAPEAEHARELLSELVAVRDEALLAPIPLITRTSHAYATSRWERGSTSDALRAARRCLGSLDDAENGRGGFERVDAYHVLAWGDGFELDDVLGEPTELDRTLRPHEPTRFGALATRVWDALLQHERFEEAV